A section of the Rhodospirillales bacterium genome encodes:
- a CDS encoding DUF484 family protein: MDKSTTNPSEISDKPDPKKAETPQQQATPSYGDIKAFLGANPGYLAKHPKILDAIAPERRHIDDDNIADFQSILIDRLRAENDQLASEHATLIATSRANMTTQSRIHAGALALLEARSFNDLIQAITTDLAVKLDVDVVRLMVEDENGVGGNSISGIHMVMPGDIDALMQDDRDIVLRQNIEGEKSIYGSASGLVRSEALLRLHASPDSPTGMLAIGSRHKDRFDPGQGTELLGFLARTLELCIRTWLGLPRK, encoded by the coding sequence ATGGATAAATCCACGACAAACCCTTCAGAAATTTCGGATAAACCGGACCCTAAAAAGGCCGAAACGCCCCAACAGCAGGCCACGCCCAGCTATGGCGACATCAAGGCGTTTCTCGGGGCCAACCCCGGTTATCTCGCCAAACATCCTAAAATCCTCGATGCCATTGCGCCCGAACGCCGCCACATCGATGATGACAATATCGCGGATTTCCAAAGCATTCTCATCGATCGCTTGCGGGCAGAAAACGACCAGTTGGCATCTGAACATGCGACACTGATCGCCACATCGCGCGCCAATATGACCACCCAGTCCCGCATCCATGCAGGGGCATTGGCACTGTTGGAAGCGCGCAGCTTTAACGACCTGATTCAGGCCATCACCACAGACCTTGCCGTGAAGCTTGATGTCGATGTCGTCCGGTTGATGGTCGAAGATGAAAACGGCGTTGGCGGCAACAGCATCTCAGGCATCCACATGGTCATGCCGGGCGATATTGATGCCTTGATGCAGGATGACCGCGATATCGTATTGCGCCAAAACATTGAAGGCGAAAAATCTATTTATGGCAGCGCATCCGGTCTGGTGCGCTCCGAAGCCCTGCTCCGGCTTCATGCCAGCCCCGATTCCCCAACGGGCATGCTGGCAATCGGGTCGCGCCACAAGGACCGGTTTGACCCCGGTCAGGGCACCGAGCTTTTGGGCTTCCTTGCCCGCACCCTTGAACTTTGTATTCGCACATGGCTGGGTCTGCCCCGCAAATAA